ATCGGCGGCCGGGCGGCGTGGTCGCCGTCCATCCCGTTCGTGCCCTTCGGCACGGTCGTGGCGACCGGTGTGGGCGGTGCGCTCACCCTGTGGCTGCACCTCGGCCTTGAGCTGACCACCGTGCAGACGGCCGGGCTGGTCACCTTCGTGCTGGTCGGGTTCATGGTGTTCGCGCCGCGGGTCGGCATCCGGTTCGCCCGTATCCGCGGGCCGCAGCTGCCGCGTTCGGCGGGCGAGCTGCAGTACGACATCGAACCGGCCCCGGCCGAGCAGATGGTGCGCCAGACCAGATACGCCGACGGTTACCTGACCATCGCCTGCATCGCCGCCACGGTGCTGTTCACCGCGTGCTTCCCGTTCCTTGTGGACGGTGGGCTGTTCCCGGCGATCATGGGCGGGCTGGTGACCGCCGCGGTGCTGATGCGTTCCCGGGCGCTGCTCGGCGTGTGGCAGCGGGTGCCGCTCTCGGTGGCCGGCACGATCGGGCTGGTGCTGGGCGGGCTTTCCCTGATCGAGCCGCTGGCGCCGCAGTGGCGCGGGATCTGCCTGGCCGGCCTGTGCGTGGTGTTCTTCTTCCTGCTGCTGGCCATGTTGCGGCCACCGCCGCGGCGGCTGCTGCCGATCTGGGGGCATCTGGCGAACTGGCTGGAAACGCTCAGCGCGGTGGCGATGATCCCGATCCTGCTGCAGTTGTTCGGCGTCTACTCGTGGGCCATCGGGCTCACCGACTGAGCGAAAGGATGAGGTGATCCGGTGCAGACGCAAAAGGACCACGTCGAGGCGTACTCGTTCCTGATCGGACGGATGACCTCGGCACTGGTGCTCGGCGACCCGAGCCACCTGGACGTGCCTGCCAGGCGGGCCTGGATTGGTCTGCTGGTCGGGCTGCTGCTCGGCCTGCTGATCGCGGTCGGGTTCTTCATCTACGGGCTGATCGCGCACCACACCGGTTCGGCGCCGGCTCCGGCGCCGAATCCCGGCCACGCGATCTGAGCGGAGGGAAGTGACCATGGAACTGTCCACGGCGCGACGGAGCGGCGACCAGCCGCGTCCCGAACTGGGCAAGAAGACCGTGGGCAACGCGCTGGTGGTGCACCTCGCGGAGGGGATGACCGGGGAGGCGCAGGCGCTGGCCCTTGGCGTCGCCGAGGACACCGAGCACGATCTGGTGGTCGTGGACCTGCCGGTGGACTCGCCGATCTCGATGTGGGAGTCGGTGGCCAAGGCCCTGCCGCGGCGCCGCCGCGGGGTACGGCTGGTGATCGGCGGCCGTTCGCGCGAGACCACCGCGCTGGCCGGGCAGTGGCTGGCCGAGCGGCTCAACCGTCCGGTGCTCGCGCCGGACGGCTCGGTCATTCCCAGCGCGGGCGGCGCGTTGTTCGTCCATTCCGGACGCGGCAGCGGCTGGGTGCGCTTCCGGCCGGGCCGCCCGCCCGCCTGGGAGGCCAAGCGGTTTCCGCGCCCGGCGTGGGATTCCGGGATCACCGCCGAGCTGACCTCGACGAGTTCGCGGGGCGTGGCCGAACCGCTGCCGGGTGGGCTCTGGGTCCGTCCGGTCGGGTTCGACGCACCGCAGCGGCACCATCGCCGCGCGCTGATCGCCGGGATGCCCGCCCAGCACGACACGATGACCATCGTGCTCGGCTGCCCCGGTTGTCCGCCGCTGACTCTGGACGACGCGGCCCGGCTGTGGGTGCGGCTGCCCGAGCAGGTGCGGGCCAAGGCCCGCTTCGTGCAGTACGGGCCGATGTCGGTGCCCGCGGAGAGCACGCTCGGGCAGGCGCTGGCCGATCTGCTCGGCAAGCCGGTCGCCTTCTACGCCGGGGTGCCGGTCGGCTCCCCGCAGCGGCCCACCCTGCAGACGGTGCTGTTCGACGGCACGCTCGGCTGGCGTCCGTTCGCGGGGGAACTCGGCTACCAGCCTCGGGAATCCGCCGAGGCACCCGCGCCGGTGCCGGAGCTGCTCGCGCACCGGCCGCCGATGCACGGGCTGGAGGAGGTCGCGCCGTCCGTCTACTGGTACGCGCCGGACGCGGTGATCGAGGTCGTGCAGTCCGGGCTGCTGGTGCGTCCGCCGCAGGACGGCCCGAACACCGTCGCGGTCCGAGGGGCCGCGCTCGACGCCGCGGTGCACAACCTCACCTTCGACGCGGTCGATCCGCAGTCCGCGCCCCGGATGCGGTTGCTGGCCGAGGATCTGCTGGGCCGCCTGGACGAGCAGACCCGGCGGCTGAGCCGGGTGCTGCCGGCCGCGGCCCTGCTCGCCGAGCGGGCTCGTCCGCAGGTCACCACCCGGGCGCTCGCCGAGATCGAGGCGGGCAACCCGGCCCGGCCTGCCGCCCGGCAGGCCGGCGGGGAAAGCCCGGCCCAGCCCGCTCCTTACCGGCCGGCGACGCCTGTGGCCGCCTACCAGCCCGCCGCGCCATCGGCGCTGGGCATCGCCTCTCCGGCGGACGTGCCCGGTGCTGCCGCGGTGCCGATGCGCCGGGTCGCCCCGGCGGACCTGGGCGACGCGGGGCCGGCCGCTCCGCCTCGCGAAGCCCCCTCCGCCGTGCCCCCTGCCCCGGTCGGCATGCCCACGGCCGCCGCGACCGGAATCTCCACCGTTTCCGAGCCCGCACCGCCTGCGGAGATCCCGACCGTCTCCGCGGCCGGTCCCGCCGCGCCGGAGTCCACTGTGGACTCTTCGCTCGCTCGGCGGCTGAACCCGGGGGCGGGCGTGCCCCCGGCTTCGATGGACGCGCCGGGCACGATCACCTCCGCGCGGCCGCCCACGCCGGCCGCCTCGGAACCCGCGGCGGGTTCCCCGCCGGTCGCCTCGGAATCCGCGCCGGAGGCCGAAGCCGAGCCCGCGAAGGTCCCGGCACAGCTGAGCTTCCAGACGACCCCGGGTGCGGAGGCGACCGCCCTGCTGCCCAAGCGCGGGGTCGACAAGGAACGCCAGTGGCTGCGCAAATCGCTCGGCGCGGAATACGGCCTGATGTCGAACTCGGTGGCGCGG
This Amycolatopsis sulphurea DNA region includes the following protein-coding sequences:
- a CDS encoding type VII secretion protein EccB produces the protein MQTQKDHVEAYSFLIGRMTSALVLGDPSHLDVPARRAWIGLLVGLLLGLLIAVGFFIYGLIAHHTGSAPAPAPNPGHAI
- the eccD gene encoding type VII secretion integral membrane protein EccD → MSTLTGELCRITVYGPQGRADLAVPMSVPLTSLLPVLLQHTGGPVELGDSWVLQRLGEPPLDAAGTPESLDWKEGEEFHLRPREDPLPELDFDDIADGMATAVSRQPGRWRPEFNRSLFLGFAIFSLVVLARALVYPGSDGLTAIGGGMVSLALLVATVGTAVRSEDSALLTLLGLGGCGFAFLSGAVAVAGPGPAFDLQGAPILTGCLTFALAGGLLIGGRAAWSPSIPFVPFGTVVATGVGGALTLWLHLGLELTTVQTAGLVTFVLVGFMVFAPRVGIRFARIRGPQLPRSAGELQYDIEPAPAEQMVRQTRYADGYLTIACIAATVLFTACFPFLVDGGLFPAIMGGLVTAAVLMRSRALLGVWQRVPLSVAGTIGLVLGGLSLIEPLAPQWRGICLAGLCVVFFFLLLAMLRPPPRRLLPIWGHLANWLETLSAVAMIPILLQLFGVYSWAIGLTD